A stretch of Candidatus Binatia bacterium DNA encodes these proteins:
- the tuf gene encoding elongation factor Tu (EF-Tu; promotes GTP-dependent binding of aminoacyl-tRNA to the A-site of ribosomes during protein biosynthesis; when the tRNA anticodon matches the mRNA codon, GTP hydrolysis results; the inactive EF-Tu-GDP leaves the ribosome and release of GDP is promoted by elongation factor Ts; many prokaryotes have two copies of the gene encoding EF-Tu), with product EMVMPGDNIRVSIELITPIAMDEGLRFAIREGGRTVGAGVVGKIIK from the coding sequence GAGATGGTGATGCCGGGCGACAACATCCGGGTGAGCATCGAGCTGATCACCCCCATCGCCATGGATGAAGGGCTGCGCTTCGCGATCCGCGAAGGCGGCCGCACCGTCGGCGCCGGCGTCGTCGGCAAAATCATTAAGTGA
- the rpmG gene encoding 50S ribosomal protein L33, translated as MRDIISFQCEQCKRRNYTGTKNKKTTTEKLALRKFCPFCRTHTVHKESKV; from the coding sequence ATGCGCGATATCATTTCGTTCCAATGTGAGCAATGTAAGCGCCGCAACTACACAGGAACGAAGAACAAGAAAACTACCACTGAGAAACTGGCTCTGCGGAAATTTTGTCCATTTTGTCGGACGCATACGGTCCACAAGGAGTCGAAGGTCTGA
- the secE gene encoding preprotein translocase subunit SecE — protein MALQEQFGKIRDTVPRATNFLNEVWSELKKVHWPTRKETYAATLVVVIITIILAVFLGVVDYAVSHVVRAILS, from the coding sequence ATGGCACTGCAAGAACAGTTTGGGAAAATACGAGACACGGTCCCGCGCGCCACGAACTTCTTGAACGAGGTTTGGAGCGAGCTGAAGAAGGTCCATTGGCCCACGCGCAAGGAGACCTATGCGGCAACCCTCGTCGTGGTGATCATTACGATCATCCTGGCGGTATTTCTGGGGGTCGTTGACTATGCCGTTTCCCATGTGGTGCGAGCCATTTTGAGTTGA
- the nusG gene encoding transcription termination/antitermination protein NusG, whose translation MAKQWYVIHTYSGYEHKAKAALEERIKTLNKQEYFGEILVPAEKVVELVKGRKKTSSRKFFPGYILVNMELNDETWHVVKSTPKVTGFVGDATHPAPISEAEVHEITQQMAEGAARPKPKVLFESGESVKVVDGPFQDFNGVVEEVKADKGKLRVLISIFGRATPVELDFVQVEKA comes from the coding sequence ATGGCGAAACAGTGGTACGTCATTCATACGTATTCGGGCTACGAGCATAAGGCCAAGGCCGCCCTTGAGGAGCGTATCAAAACGCTCAACAAGCAGGAGTACTTCGGTGAAATCCTGGTGCCGGCGGAGAAGGTTGTCGAACTCGTCAAAGGACGGAAGAAGACCTCGTCGCGGAAGTTCTTTCCGGGCTACATCCTGGTGAACATGGAACTCAACGATGAGACCTGGCATGTTGTGAAGTCGACCCCGAAAGTGACCGGTTTCGTCGGGGACGCGACCCACCCGGCGCCGATCTCCGAGGCTGAGGTCCACGAGATCACGCAGCAAATGGCCGAGGGGGCGGCCCGGCCGAAACCCAAGGTGCTGTTCGAGTCGGGTGAGAGCGTCAAAGTCGTTGATGGTCCATTCCAGGACTTCAACGGCGTGGTGGAAGAGGTCAAGGCAGACAAGGGCAAGCTCCGCGTGTTGATCAGCATCTTTGGACGGGCAACGCCGGTCGAGTTGGACTTCGTCCAGGTCGAAAAAGCATAG
- the rplK gene encoding 50S ribosomal protein L11, whose translation MKKVIAEIKLQIPAGQANPSPPVGPALGQRGVNIMEFCKVFNAQTQAQQGLLIPVIITVYADRSFTFITKTPPAAVLLKRAAGLEKGSGEPNKKKVGKVTRAQVREIAQLKMPDLTAESIEAAMRTIEGAARSMGLDVVD comes from the coding sequence GTGAAAAAGGTAATCGCAGAGATCAAGCTGCAGATACCGGCCGGCCAAGCCAACCCCAGCCCCCCCGTGGGCCCCGCTCTCGGGCAGCGTGGCGTGAACATCATGGAGTTTTGCAAGGTGTTCAACGCCCAAACCCAAGCGCAGCAGGGGCTCTTAATTCCGGTGATTATCACGGTATACGCTGACCGGTCGTTTACCTTCATCACCAAGACGCCGCCGGCTGCCGTATTGCTGAAGCGGGCCGCTGGGTTGGAGAAGGGTTCGGGCGAGCCGAACAAGAAAAAGGTGGGCAAAGTGACGCGGGCGCAGGTTCGTGAGATTGCCCAGCTCAAGATGCCTGACCTGACGGCTGAGAGCATCGAGGCGGCAATGCGTACCATCGAGGGCGCGGCGCGTAGCATGGGCCTGGACGTGGTCGACTGA
- the rplA gene encoding 50S ribosomal protein L1: MAKHGKRYRTALSTIDRDKRYPLDEALRLAAGAAKAKFDETMEIAVRLGVDPRQADQNVRGTVILPHGTGKSVRILVFAKGEKEREARDAGADYVGGEDLVKKITTENWLEFDKAIATPDMMSLVGRIGKVLGPRGLMPNPKVGTVTFDVGKAVTELKAGKVEYRVEKAGIVHVPIGKVSFGPEKLTDNAGALLHTLIRVKPAAAKGNYLLSVSVASTMGPGVKVDPAAVRAQAA, encoded by the coding sequence ATGGCCAAGCATGGAAAACGGTACCGCACTGCGCTATCTACAATAGACCGCGACAAACGGTATCCGCTTGATGAGGCGCTCCGCTTGGCGGCGGGGGCAGCGAAGGCGAAGTTTGACGAGACGATGGAGATAGCCGTCCGACTAGGCGTGGATCCGCGCCAGGCAGACCAAAACGTACGCGGCACAGTGATCTTGCCGCATGGCACCGGCAAGTCGGTGCGCATCTTGGTGTTTGCCAAAGGTGAGAAGGAACGCGAAGCGCGCGACGCTGGCGCCGATTACGTCGGTGGCGAGGACTTGGTGAAGAAGATTACCACCGAAAACTGGCTGGAATTCGACAAGGCCATCGCTACCCCGGACATGATGTCGCTCGTCGGCCGCATCGGGAAGGTCCTTGGCCCGCGCGGCCTCATGCCCAACCCGAAGGTGGGCACGGTGACTTTTGACGTCGGCAAGGCGGTGACTGAATTGAAAGCCGGCAAGGTTGAGTACCGGGTCGAGAAAGCGGGCATTGTCCACGTCCCGATCGGCAAGGTGTCGTTTGGCCCCGAGAAACTGACGGACAACGCGGGCGCACTGCTGCACACCTTGATTCGGGTCAAACCCGCAGCCGCCAAGGGAAACTATCTGCTGAGCGTTTCGGTCGCCTCGACCATGGGTCCGGGCGTGAAGGTCGACCCGGCCGCAGTGCGGGCGCAGGCTGCCTGA
- the rplJ gene encoding 50S ribosomal protein L10 yields the protein MNREEKAAGVAALHERFKRASVALLATSQGLNVRKMQQLRRALKQVGGEYKVTKNSFARRALKDTGYSGLHDLLDGPAGLIFGYSDPVAVTKVLVRFAEENDKLSIKAAVLDEKLLEPAAVGELAKLPSREVLLATLLRTMQAPAVQLLRTMQEPGARLVRVVDRVRARMENIE from the coding sequence GTGAATCGTGAAGAGAAAGCAGCTGGCGTCGCTGCGTTACATGAGCGCTTCAAGAGGGCGAGCGTAGCGCTGCTGGCGACGTCGCAAGGGCTGAACGTACGCAAAATGCAGCAACTGCGGCGCGCCTTGAAGCAGGTCGGCGGAGAGTACAAGGTCACCAAGAACAGCTTTGCGCGCCGTGCCCTGAAGGACACTGGGTACAGCGGCTTGCACGATCTGCTCGACGGTCCGGCGGGGCTCATCTTTGGCTATTCGGACCCGGTTGCGGTCACCAAGGTGTTGGTGCGCTTTGCCGAGGAGAACGACAAGCTTTCGATAAAGGCAGCGGTGCTGGACGAGAAGCTGCTCGAACCGGCAGCCGTCGGCGAGTTGGCCAAGCTGCCGAGCCGTGAGGTGCTGCTGGCGACGCTCCTGCGAACCATGCAGGCACCTGCCGTGCAGCTGCTGCGCACCATGCAAGAGCCGGGGGCGCGCCTGGTGCGTGTCGTCGATCGCGTTCGAGCACGAATGGAAAATATAGAATAA
- the rplL gene encoding 50S ribosomal protein L7/L12 → MATREQVKDYIKTMSLMDAATLVKELEEELGVSAAAPVAIAGPAAAGVAAAAPEKEDFTVILTGFGEKKIQVIKVVRELTGLGLKEAKDLVDGAPKPVKEGVPKAQAEEMKKKIEEAGGTVELK, encoded by the coding sequence ATGGCTACGCGCGAACAGGTGAAGGACTACATCAAGACCATGAGCTTGATGGACGCCGCCACCCTGGTGAAGGAACTCGAAGAAGAGCTCGGCGTCAGCGCCGCAGCGCCGGTGGCTATCGCTGGCCCGGCAGCCGCCGGGGTTGCCGCGGCTGCTCCCGAAAAAGAGGACTTCACCGTCATACTGACAGGATTCGGCGAAAAGAAAATCCAGGTGATCAAAGTCGTCCGAGAGCTGACGGGACTCGGTTTGAAGGAAGCCAAAGACTTGGTCGACGGTGCACCGAAGCCGGTCAAGGAAGGCGTACCCAAAGCGCAAGCTGAGGAGATGAAGAAGAAGATCGAAGAGGCCGGGGGTACGGTGGAATTGAAGTAG
- the rpoC gene encoding DNA-directed RNA polymerase subunit beta', with translation MEDLFTLFEKPKNPRAFNALRVSLASPDKIRSWSHGEVRKPETINYRTFKPERDGLFCAKIFGPTKDYECNCGKYKRMRHRGVVCEKCGVEVIQSKVRRERMGHIDLATPVAHIWFLKSLPSRIGTLLDMTLKELEKVLYFESYVVTDPGKTPLTYKELLSENRYRKAREEYGDGFQAEMGAEAIRTLLKDIDVDELSRELRVEMREATSEAKRKKMAKRLKVVNAFKSCGNRPEWMIMEAIPVIPPDLRPLVPLDGGRFATSDLNDLYRRVINRNNRLKRLMELNAPDIIVRNEKRMLQEAVDALFDNGRRGRAITGPNKRPLKSLSDMLKGKSGRFRQNLLGKRVDYSGRSVIVVGPELRLHQCGLPKKMALELFKPFIYNKLEERGFVTTIKSAKKMVEKERPEVWDILDEVIHEHPVLLNRAPTLHRLGIQAFEPILIEGKAIQLHPLVCAAYNADFDGDQMAVHVPLSVEAQVEARALMMSTNNILSPANGRPIIVPTQDIVLGLYYMTRERPNAMGCGKRFANFGEVRIAYDQAEVDLQAVVSVRHNGSLVDTTVGRVLMFEIVPREIPFAEVNRVMKKKELGGLIDLAYRYAGNKATVIFADKLKDLGYEYATRAGISIAIKDMVIPSNKPKLLEEAYAAVREIEEQYNQGLITDGERYNKVVDIWAEVTDRIADEMMRELQTETLVTEKGQKQTGSSFNPIFMMADSGSRGSAQQIRQLAGMRGLMAKPSGEIIETPITANFREGLTVLQYFISTHGARKGLADTALKTANSGYLTRRLVDVAQDSIITEEDCGTLDGIEISPLVEGGEVIEGLGDRVLGRVALEDIADPFTNEVIVRASQEINEDLVKRIEEAGLERVKIRSVLTCQSRQGVCIRCYGRDLARGHMVNLGEAIGVIAAQSIGEPGTQLTMRTFHIGGTASRRAEQTTLEARNDGFLKFINLATVTNKDGDQVVMNRNGEVVIVERPEPNRERERERYSMVYGAKLKKKEGARVKAGELLAEWDPYTNPMLTEVGGTVKFGDILEGVTMEERVDERTGLSTKVIIDCKDLDRRPRVSIKDRESKTVRLPGSEAFARYVLPVGAHIHVTEGQPVSAGDVIAKFPRETTKTKDITGGLPRVAELFEARKPKEFAVISEIDGTVSFGKDTKGKRKVIVTPEVGEAREYLIPKGKHISVHEGDHVRAGEPLMDGSSNPHDILTILGEKALAKYLVDEVQEIYRLQGVRINDKHIEAIVRQMLRRVRIKEVGDSKFLIGDQVEKWRFEEENQKMIVSGGEPAIAEPLLLGITKASLSTDSFISAASFQETTKVLTEAAINGKVDHLVGLKENVIMGRLIPAGTGVPRYSELELVVEGAEAEGMQEPAPVVAEAIEG, from the coding sequence ATGGAGGATCTGTTTACTCTTTTTGAAAAACCCAAGAACCCACGGGCCTTTAACGCCCTGCGGGTTTCACTTGCGTCGCCGGACAAGATCCGTTCTTGGTCGCACGGGGAGGTCCGCAAGCCCGAGACCATCAACTACCGGACGTTCAAACCCGAACGCGACGGGCTCTTCTGCGCCAAGATCTTCGGGCCGACGAAAGACTACGAGTGTAACTGCGGCAAGTACAAGCGCATGCGTCACCGCGGCGTCGTCTGCGAAAAGTGCGGCGTCGAGGTGATTCAGTCGAAAGTACGTCGCGAGCGTATGGGGCACATCGATCTGGCGACGCCGGTGGCCCACATCTGGTTTCTGAAGAGCCTTCCCAGCCGTATCGGTACGCTGCTCGATATGACGCTCAAGGAACTGGAAAAGGTCCTCTACTTCGAATCGTACGTGGTGACCGATCCTGGCAAGACCCCGCTGACCTACAAGGAGCTGCTCAGCGAAAATCGCTACCGCAAGGCGCGCGAGGAGTATGGCGATGGCTTTCAGGCCGAAATGGGCGCCGAGGCCATCCGCACTCTGCTGAAGGACATCGACGTCGATGAGTTGTCGCGTGAGTTGCGCGTGGAGATGCGCGAAGCCACCAGCGAAGCGAAGCGGAAGAAGATGGCGAAGCGCCTCAAGGTGGTGAACGCCTTCAAGAGCTGCGGGAACCGGCCCGAGTGGATGATCATGGAGGCCATCCCGGTGATCCCGCCGGATCTCCGTCCACTGGTGCCTCTCGATGGCGGCCGCTTTGCGACCTCGGACCTCAATGACCTCTACCGCCGCGTCATCAACCGCAACAATCGACTCAAGCGCTTGATGGAGCTGAATGCACCCGACATCATCGTGCGTAACGAGAAGCGGATGCTGCAAGAGGCGGTCGATGCCTTGTTCGATAACGGCCGACGGGGTCGCGCCATCACCGGCCCGAACAAACGACCGCTGAAGTCACTCTCCGATATGTTGAAAGGGAAGAGCGGCCGATTCCGGCAGAACCTCCTCGGCAAACGCGTCGATTACTCGGGGCGCTCGGTGATTGTCGTCGGGCCCGAGCTGCGCCTTCACCAGTGTGGCCTGCCGAAGAAGATGGCGTTGGAGCTGTTCAAACCCTTTATCTATAACAAGCTCGAGGAACGCGGTTTCGTCACCACCATCAAGAGCGCCAAGAAGATGGTGGAGAAGGAACGTCCGGAAGTATGGGACATCCTCGACGAGGTCATTCACGAGCACCCGGTGCTCTTGAACCGCGCACCAACGCTGCACCGCCTAGGCATTCAGGCCTTCGAACCGATCTTGATCGAAGGCAAGGCCATCCAGCTGCATCCTCTCGTCTGTGCGGCATACAACGCCGACTTCGACGGCGACCAGATGGCCGTGCACGTGCCTCTTTCCGTCGAAGCGCAAGTCGAAGCCCGCGCCCTGATGATGTCGACGAACAACATCTTGTCGCCAGCTAACGGCAGGCCCATCATCGTTCCAACGCAGGACATTGTGCTCGGCTTGTACTACATGACGCGAGAGCGGCCGAACGCCATGGGCTGCGGGAAACGCTTCGCCAACTTCGGCGAGGTGCGCATCGCCTACGATCAGGCCGAGGTCGACCTGCAAGCTGTCGTCAGCGTGCGGCATAACGGCAGCCTGGTCGACACGACGGTGGGCCGGGTTTTGATGTTCGAAATCGTTCCACGCGAAATCCCGTTTGCCGAAGTCAATCGGGTGATGAAGAAAAAGGAACTCGGCGGCCTGATCGACCTCGCCTATCGGTATGCGGGGAACAAGGCCACGGTCATTTTTGCCGACAAACTCAAGGACCTGGGCTACGAGTACGCGACGCGGGCGGGCATTTCCATCGCCATCAAGGATATGGTCATCCCCTCGAACAAGCCCAAGCTCCTCGAAGAAGCGTACGCCGCCGTGCGCGAAATCGAAGAGCAGTACAACCAAGGGCTGATCACCGACGGTGAACGCTACAACAAGGTGGTTGACATCTGGGCCGAAGTCACCGACCGCATCGCCGACGAGATGATGCGGGAGCTGCAGACCGAAACCTTGGTGACGGAGAAGGGCCAGAAGCAGACGGGTTCCAGCTTCAACCCCATCTTCATGATGGCGGATTCCGGCTCCCGTGGCAGCGCCCAACAGATCCGCCAGCTTGCCGGCATGCGCGGTCTCATGGCGAAGCCATCCGGCGAGATCATCGAAACGCCTATCACGGCCAACTTCCGCGAAGGTCTGACCGTGTTGCAGTACTTCATCTCGACGCACGGCGCCCGCAAAGGCCTCGCGGACACCGCTTTGAAGACAGCAAATTCCGGCTACCTCACCCGGCGCCTCGTCGATGTGGCGCAAGACTCGATTATCACGGAAGAGGACTGCGGGACCCTGGACGGAATCGAAATATCACCCCTCGTCGAAGGCGGCGAAGTGATCGAAGGCCTCGGCGACCGTGTGCTGGGCCGCGTGGCCTTGGAGGACATTGCTGATCCGTTCACCAACGAGGTGATCGTCCGCGCCAGCCAGGAAATCAACGAAGACCTCGTGAAGCGGATCGAAGAAGCCGGTCTGGAGCGCGTCAAGATCCGCTCCGTGCTGACGTGCCAGTCCCGTCAGGGTGTCTGCATTCGCTGCTACGGCCGGGATCTCGCGCGCGGACACATGGTGAACCTCGGCGAGGCCATTGGTGTCATTGCGGCACAATCCATCGGCGAACCAGGTACGCAGCTCACCATGCGGACTTTCCATATCGGCGGGACGGCGAGCCGACGCGCCGAACAGACGACCCTCGAGGCTCGCAACGATGGTTTCCTGAAGTTCATCAACCTCGCTACCGTGACGAACAAGGACGGTGACCAGGTGGTGATGAACCGTAACGGCGAGGTCGTGATCGTCGAGAGGCCCGAGCCGAACCGCGAACGCGAACGCGAACGCTATTCCATGGTGTACGGCGCCAAGCTGAAGAAGAAGGAGGGTGCCCGCGTCAAGGCCGGCGAACTGCTGGCGGAGTGGGATCCGTACACCAACCCGATGCTCACCGAAGTCGGCGGTACGGTGAAGTTCGGTGACATCCTCGAAGGTGTCACGATGGAGGAGCGAGTCGACGAACGTACCGGTCTGTCGACCAAGGTCATCATCGACTGCAAGGACCTCGACAGGCGGCCTCGTGTGTCGATTAAGGATCGCGAAAGCAAGACCGTGCGCCTGCCCGGATCGGAGGCTTTTGCGCGCTACGTTCTGCCAGTGGGTGCGCATATCCACGTTACTGAAGGTCAACCGGTGTCGGCCGGCGATGTGATCGCCAAGTTCCCGCGCGAAACCACGAAGACCAAGGATATCACCGGCGGCTTGCCCCGCGTCGCCGAGCTGTTCGAGGCGCGCAAGCCCAAGGAGTTCGCGGTCATCAGCGAGATCGATGGCACCGTTTCCTTCGGTAAGGATACGAAGGGAAAGCGCAAAGTCATCGTGACGCCGGAGGTGGGTGAAGCGCGGGAGTACCTGATCCCGAAAGGCAAGCACATCAGCGTCCACGAGGGCGACCATGTGCGTGCCGGCGAGCCATTGATGGACGGTTCCTCCAATCCCCACGACATCCTGACCATCCTGGGAGAAAAGGCGCTCGCCAAGTATCTGGTCGACGAGGTGCAGGAGATTTACCGTCTGCAGGGTGTGCGCATCAACGACAAGCACATCGAAGCCATCGTCCGTCAGATGCTGCGCCGCGTCCGGATCAAGGAGGTCGGCGACAGCAAGTTCCTGATCGGGGATCAGGTCGAGAAGTGGCGCTTCGAGGAAGAGAACCAAAAGATGATTGTCTCAGGTGGCGAACCTGCCATCGCCGAGCCGTTGCTCCTCGGCATCACCAAGGCCAGTCTCTCGACGGATAGCTTCATCTCCGCAGCCTCCTTCCAGGAAACCACCAAGGTGCTGACCGAGGCTGCCATAAATGGCAAGGTCGACCACCTGGTCGGCCTGAAGGAGAACGTGATCATGGGCCGCCTCATCCCGGCCGGGACGGGCGTGCCCAGGTATTCCGAGCTGGAATTGGTGGTGGAGGGGGCAGAAGCGGAGGGGATGCAGGAACCCGCACCGGTTGTCGCCGAGGCAATCGAAGGCTGA
- the rpsL gene encoding 30S ribosomal protein S12, with the protein MPTINQLVKHGRVKQRRKMAAPALQCSPQKRGVCTRVYTLTPKKPNSALRKVARVRLTNGIEVTTYIPGVGHNLQEHSVVLIRGGRVKDLPGVRYHIVRGTLDSIGVQDRKQSRSKYGAKRPK; encoded by the coding sequence ATGCCGACGATTAACCAACTGGTCAAACATGGCCGCGTGAAGCAGCGTCGCAAGATGGCGGCGCCGGCCCTGCAATGCTCGCCACAAAAGCGCGGCGTCTGCACGCGGGTGTACACGCTCACTCCCAAGAAGCCGAACTCGGCCTTGCGGAAAGTGGCCCGTGTCCGACTCACGAATGGGATCGAAGTGACCACCTATATTCCCGGCGTCGGCCATAACCTGCAGGAACACTCGGTGGTGCTCATCCGTGGTGGTCGCGTGAAGGATTTGCCTGGGGTCCGGTACCACATCGTCCGCGGCACGCTCGATTCTATCGGCGTGCAGGACCGGAAACAGAGCCGGTCAAAATACGGGGCCAAACGCCCCAAGTGA
- the rpsG gene encoding 30S ribosomal protein S7, which yields MPRKGEVRRREVLPDPKFHDRMVTKFINSMMSAGKKSTAEGILYGALDLVGERAKEDALAVFKRALDNVKPVVEVRSRRVGGATYQVPVEVRPARRASLAMRWLVMHARNRAEKSMAERLAGEVLDAANNRGATIKKKEDTHRMADANKAFAHYRW from the coding sequence ATGCCGCGTAAAGGAGAAGTGCGGCGTCGGGAGGTTTTGCCCGACCCGAAATTCCACGACCGAATGGTGACCAAGTTCATCAACAGCATGATGAGCGCGGGTAAGAAGAGTACCGCTGAGGGTATCCTGTACGGCGCGCTGGATCTCGTAGGCGAGCGGGCCAAGGAAGACGCGTTGGCGGTATTCAAGCGGGCGCTCGACAACGTCAAGCCCGTCGTCGAAGTGCGCTCGCGTCGGGTGGGTGGCGCGACGTACCAGGTGCCCGTCGAGGTGCGACCCGCACGTCGGGCGTCCCTGGCCATGCGCTGGCTCGTGATGCATGCTCGGAACCGTGCCGAAAAATCCATGGCTGAGCGCCTGGCCGGCGAAGTGCTGGACGCCGCCAACAATCGCGGTGCCACCATCAAGAAGAAGGAAGACACGCATCGCATGGCGGACGCCAATAAGGCTTTCGCTCATTATCGGTGGTAA